Proteins co-encoded in one Synechococcus elongatus PCC 6301 genomic window:
- the gpmI gene encoding 2,3-bisphosphoglycerate-independent phosphoglycerate mutase encodes MLDASISPVVLVILDGWGYRNATEGNAIRTAETPIMDALWEAYPSTLIHTSGKDVGLPDGQMGNSEVGHLNLGAGRIVPQELVRITDAVEDGSILENPALLQACSAVRQHGSKLHLIGLCSDGGVHAHLDHLGGLLKLAAAQGIQDVYIHAITDGRDTNPTEGVNCITKIERLIATAGVGQIVTICGRYFAMDRDRRWDRVRKAYELLTIDGEGCGQTATEVLQETYAKGVSDEFVEPTRLAPGAIAPGDGVIFFNFRPDRARQLTYAFVEAEFEGFERDLIQPLTFVTFTQYDANLNVPVAFEPQNLTNILGEVVANHGLRQFRTAETEKYPHVTYFFNGGIEEPFPGEDRELIPSPMVATYDRAPKMSAQAVTDAAIAAIDKGIYSLVVINYANPDMVGHTGKMGATVEAIETVDRCLGRLVSAINRAGGTALITADHGNAEYMWDENGEPWTAHTTNLVPFIVVEGERRKLPGFGTEIPLREDGRLSDIAPTILQLLGLPQPVEMTGRSMIEPAAYEVKQGRTPVKVGV; translated from the coding sequence ATGTTGGATGCTTCCATTTCGCCTGTTGTCCTGGTCATCTTGGATGGTTGGGGATATCGCAACGCTACTGAAGGCAACGCGATTCGTACGGCAGAGACGCCGATTATGGACGCACTCTGGGAGGCGTATCCCAGTACGCTGATTCACACCTCTGGTAAGGATGTCGGCTTGCCTGATGGCCAGATGGGCAACTCGGAAGTGGGACACCTCAACCTTGGGGCCGGCCGGATTGTGCCGCAGGAATTGGTACGCATCACTGACGCCGTTGAAGATGGCAGCATCCTCGAGAATCCTGCCCTGCTCCAAGCTTGTAGCGCCGTTCGTCAGCATGGCAGCAAGCTGCATCTGATCGGTCTTTGCTCTGATGGTGGGGTGCATGCTCACCTCGATCACCTCGGGGGCCTATTGAAGCTAGCAGCCGCTCAAGGCATTCAAGATGTCTATATCCATGCCATCACCGATGGCCGCGACACCAACCCCACTGAAGGCGTTAACTGCATCACCAAGATTGAACGCCTGATCGCCACTGCTGGTGTCGGTCAAATTGTCACGATCTGCGGCCGCTACTTTGCAATGGATCGCGATCGCCGTTGGGATCGGGTACGCAAAGCCTACGAGCTACTGACCATTGATGGCGAAGGCTGCGGCCAAACAGCGACAGAAGTCTTACAGGAAACCTACGCCAAAGGGGTTTCTGATGAATTTGTGGAGCCGACGCGGCTTGCTCCAGGTGCGATCGCTCCGGGGGACGGCGTGATCTTCTTCAACTTCCGCCCCGATCGTGCCCGTCAGCTAACTTACGCTTTCGTGGAAGCCGAGTTCGAAGGGTTTGAGCGCGACCTGATCCAGCCACTCACGTTTGTCACTTTCACTCAGTACGACGCCAACCTCAATGTGCCGGTGGCGTTTGAACCCCAGAACCTAACCAATATTCTGGGTGAGGTGGTCGCCAATCATGGTCTGCGCCAGTTCCGCACGGCCGAGACCGAGAAGTACCCGCACGTCACCTACTTCTTCAATGGCGGCATTGAGGAGCCTTTCCCTGGGGAAGATCGGGAACTGATCCCCAGCCCCATGGTAGCCACCTACGATCGCGCTCCCAAGATGTCGGCGCAGGCGGTGACTGATGCCGCGATCGCCGCGATCGACAAGGGGATCTACTCGCTGGTGGTGATCAACTACGCCAACCCCGACATGGTCGGTCACACCGGCAAAATGGGCGCGACGGTAGAAGCCATTGAGACCGTCGATCGCTGTTTAGGAAGACTGGTGAGTGCGATCAATCGGGCCGGCGGCACGGCTCTGATTACTGCCGACCATGGCAACGCCGAATACATGTGGGATGAAAACGGTGAGCCTTGGACTGCTCACACCACGAATTTGGTGCCGTTCATTGTGGTCGAAGGCGAGCGACGCAAGCTTCCCGGCTTTGGGACCGAAATCCCCCTGCGGGAAGATGGTCGACTCTCAGATATTGCACCGACGATCCTGCAGTTGCTAGGACTACCGCAGCCAGTGGAAATGACGGGGCGATCGATGATTGAACCCGCCGCCTACGAAGTCAAGCAAGGGCGGACGCCGGTTAAAGTAGGAGTCTAG
- a CDS encoding matrixin family metalloprotease, which yields MQAGSTAPLASSVRVQRSRLWRQGLLLSLLLTLLAVALPIASHSASPSDRCQADRSRQVLSNSTELPIAQRVHPLPGNWAGLPQSSNHYLEAIAPSRYGYLVWAVSPLCIYIEPASVGDTAAEQRQQQWQQAVNQAVADWRPYFDLQLVSNPAKADISIWRRSPPLRRNADGQLDRARTAETSLVFYREGDRALPRYRIDLGLTQGFAGLVSTARHELGHAFGLWGHSDQPEDVMYVAQSSRNIQLTDRDLGTLRHLYQQPTQLGWPLPRSQDGRSQ from the coding sequence GTGCAGGCTGGCTCAACCGCGCCGCTGGCTAGTTCTGTGCGGGTTCAGCGATCGCGACTATGGCGACAGGGATTACTCCTATCGCTTCTACTAACTTTGCTGGCCGTGGCGCTTCCGATCGCTAGTCACTCAGCATCACCGAGCGATCGCTGTCAGGCTGATCGCAGTCGGCAAGTTTTGTCGAACAGCACCGAATTGCCGATCGCCCAACGAGTACATCCTTTGCCCGGCAACTGGGCTGGTTTGCCGCAGTCCAGCAATCACTATCTCGAGGCGATCGCTCCTAGTCGCTACGGATACTTGGTTTGGGCGGTGTCGCCGCTCTGTATCTACATTGAGCCTGCGAGTGTGGGCGACACAGCGGCGGAGCAACGGCAACAGCAGTGGCAGCAGGCAGTCAATCAAGCTGTGGCAGACTGGCGCCCCTACTTTGACCTCCAGCTCGTCAGTAATCCTGCAAAGGCAGACATCAGCATTTGGCGGCGATCGCCACCGCTCCGCCGCAATGCAGACGGGCAGCTCGATCGGGCTCGCACCGCTGAAACCAGCTTAGTCTTCTACCGCGAAGGCGATCGCGCCTTACCCCGCTACCGAATTGACCTCGGCCTCACGCAGGGCTTTGCCGGGCTGGTCTCTACTGCTCGCCATGAGTTGGGCCATGCTTTTGGCCTCTGGGGTCATAGCGATCAACCTGAGGATGTGATGTACGTCGCTCAGTCAAGCCGCAATATTCAGCTGACCGACCGCGACCTAGGAACGCTGCGGCACCTCTACCAGCAACCGACCCAGCTGGGCTGGCCGCTGCCGCGATCGCAGGATGGGCGGTCGCAGTAG
- a CDS encoding GNAT family N-acetyltransferase — MQYRELSASEWPWPLLLEADPSREQIERYIHDSTVLGMFNEQTVIGVIVLQAQSPQVFEVMNLAVEPDYRGQGIGKALMVAAIARAQAEGGRRLIVATGNSSLDPLAFYQKLGFSLEACEPDYFVRTYPTPIFENGLQCRDRLWLGLSLESDGKRPL; from the coding sequence ATGCAATACCGTGAGTTATCCGCCAGTGAATGGCCTTGGCCGTTATTACTAGAGGCGGATCCTAGCCGAGAGCAAATCGAGCGCTACATTCATGATTCGACGGTACTCGGGATGTTCAACGAGCAGACGGTCATCGGTGTGATCGTCCTGCAAGCGCAGTCCCCACAAGTCTTTGAGGTGATGAATCTGGCGGTTGAACCCGACTATCGCGGCCAAGGGATTGGTAAGGCACTGATGGTCGCAGCGATCGCGCGAGCACAAGCTGAGGGAGGACGACGACTGATTGTCGCCACAGGGAACTCTAGTCTCGATCCCTTGGCATTTTATCAGAAGCTAGGGTTCAGCCTCGAAGCCTGTGAGCCGGACTACTTTGTCCGCACTTATCCGACTCCCATCTTTGAAAATGGCCTGCAATGCCGCGATCGCCTTTGGCTAGGCCTCTCCCTAGAGTCAGATGGCAAGCGTCCGCTTTGA
- the fghA gene encoding S-formylglutathione hydrolase — translation MELLSSHRSFGGWQQRYGFKSTSLNSETTLSVYLPPQADRGSVPLLYWLSGLTCTDENFVTKAGAQRAAAELGLAIAAPDTSPRGAAVADDAGWDLGQGAGFYVDATQDPWRSHYQMATYVRDELPALLAAHFPAIDCDRAGISGHSMGGHGALTLALNNPDRYRSASAFAPIAAPSQCPWGEKALTAYLGSDRSAWLTYDACECLKTSAWDRPILVDQGEADEFLAGQLLPQQLEQAAQAAGKALTLRYQPDYNHSYFFIASFIDDHLRFHAEQLGS, via the coding sequence ATGGAACTGCTTTCTTCACACCGCAGCTTTGGCGGCTGGCAGCAGCGCTACGGCTTTAAGTCCACTTCACTGAATAGTGAGACAACCCTCTCGGTTTATCTACCGCCACAAGCTGATCGAGGTTCTGTGCCGCTGCTCTATTGGCTCTCAGGGCTGACCTGTACAGACGAAAATTTCGTCACCAAAGCGGGGGCGCAGCGTGCTGCTGCGGAATTGGGATTGGCGATCGCTGCTCCCGATACGAGTCCCCGCGGGGCAGCTGTTGCGGATGATGCCGGCTGGGATCTCGGTCAAGGTGCAGGCTTTTACGTTGATGCGACGCAGGATCCTTGGCGATCGCACTACCAAATGGCGACCTACGTTCGGGATGAGTTGCCGGCATTACTGGCAGCACACTTTCCAGCGATCGACTGCGATCGCGCGGGGATTTCCGGTCATTCGATGGGCGGTCACGGCGCATTGACTTTAGCGCTGAACAACCCCGATCGCTATCGCTCAGCTTCGGCCTTTGCCCCGATCGCCGCACCCAGCCAATGTCCTTGGGGTGAGAAAGCCCTGACCGCTTACCTCGGAAGCGATCGCAGCGCGTGGCTGACCTACGATGCCTGCGAATGTTTGAAGACCAGCGCTTGGGATCGACCGATCTTGGTGGATCAAGGTGAAGCCGATGAGTTTCTTGCCGGTCAACTGTTGCCGCAGCAGCTAGAACAGGCAGCGCAAGCAGCAGGAAAAGCACTGACCCTGCGCTACCAGCCGGACTACAACCACAGCTACTTTTTCATCGCCAGCTTCATTGATGATCACCTGCGCTTCCACGCTGAGCAGCTAGGGAGCTGA
- a CDS encoding S-(hydroxymethyl)glutathione dehydrogenase/class III alcohol dehydrogenase, which yields MKSRAAIAWAAGQPLTIEEVDVQAPQAGEVMVKLVATGVCHTDAFTLSGADPEGIFPCILGHEGAGIVVEVGEGVTSVAVGDHVIPLYTPECGECKFCKSGKTNLCQAIRATQGKGLMPDGTSRFSLNGQPIYHFMGTSTFSEYTVLPEIAIAKINPAAALDKVCLLGCGITTGIGAVLNTAKVEPGSTVAVFGLGGVGLSVIQGAVLAKASRILAIDINPDKAEFAKQLGATDFINPKDYDRPIQEVIVELTDGGVDYSFEAIGNVNTMRAALESCHKGWGESTIIGVAGAGQEISTRPFQLVTGRVWRGSAFGGVKGRSQLPGYVEQYLNGQIKVDEFVTETRPLEEINEAFEDMHAGKVIRTVITF from the coding sequence ATGAAATCACGCGCTGCGATCGCTTGGGCTGCAGGTCAACCGCTGACGATCGAGGAAGTTGATGTTCAGGCTCCACAAGCCGGCGAAGTCATGGTCAAGCTGGTGGCGACGGGTGTTTGCCACACTGATGCCTTTACTCTGAGTGGCGCCGATCCCGAGGGAATTTTTCCCTGTATTCTCGGCCACGAAGGGGCAGGGATCGTCGTTGAAGTCGGTGAGGGTGTGACTTCTGTCGCCGTTGGGGATCACGTTATTCCGCTCTACACGCCAGAATGCGGCGAATGTAAGTTCTGTAAATCCGGCAAGACCAATCTTTGCCAAGCGATTCGCGCTACCCAAGGCAAAGGCCTAATGCCAGACGGCACCAGCCGTTTTAGTCTCAACGGCCAGCCGATCTATCACTTCATGGGCACGTCAACCTTCTCGGAGTACACCGTGCTGCCGGAGATTGCGATCGCCAAAATCAATCCAGCCGCCGCACTGGATAAGGTCTGTTTGCTGGGCTGCGGCATCACCACCGGCATCGGTGCGGTTCTGAACACCGCTAAAGTCGAGCCGGGTTCGACTGTTGCGGTCTTTGGTCTGGGCGGCGTCGGCCTCAGCGTCATTCAAGGGGCAGTGCTAGCGAAAGCGAGTCGGATTCTGGCGATCGATATCAACCCCGATAAAGCGGAGTTCGCCAAACAGTTAGGCGCGACCGATTTCATCAATCCCAAGGACTACGATCGCCCGATCCAAGAAGTAATTGTTGAGTTGACCGATGGCGGCGTCGATTACAGCTTTGAAGCGATCGGCAATGTCAACACGATGCGCGCTGCGCTGGAAAGCTGCCACAAGGGCTGGGGCGAATCGACGATCATCGGTGTGGCCGGAGCCGGTCAAGAAATTTCAACGCGACCGTTCCAACTGGTAACTGGACGGGTTTGGCGCGGGAGTGCTTTTGGTGGCGTTAAGGGTCGTAGCCAACTGCCGGGTTATGTTGAGCAGTATCTTAACGGCCAAATCAAGGTCGATGAGTTCGTCACCGAGACGCGCCCACTCGAGGAAATTAACGAAGCCTTCGAGGATATGCACGCAGGCAAAGTGATTCGCACCGTCATCACCTTTTAA
- a CDS encoding YbaB/EbfC family nucleoid-associated protein — MAGKGFGFSLGKMKELADAFKKAQQVQEGAKQVQEDLNNMEIEGQAQGGLVKVWVSGNQEPLRAEIAPEALNEGAEVLSELVAAAMKDAYQKSTAAMKEKMEALTAGLGIPGL; from the coding sequence ATGGCGGGAAAAGGGTTCGGCTTCAGCCTCGGCAAAATGAAAGAGCTTGCTGATGCCTTCAAAAAAGCGCAGCAAGTGCAAGAAGGCGCCAAGCAGGTTCAAGAAGACCTCAACAACATGGAAATCGAAGGCCAAGCCCAGGGTGGCTTGGTCAAAGTCTGGGTCAGTGGCAACCAAGAGCCTCTACGTGCTGAAATTGCCCCCGAGGCCCTGAATGAAGGGGCAGAAGTGCTGTCTGAACTCGTGGCTGCAGCAATGAAGGATGCCTACCAAAAATCTACTGCTGCCATGAAAGAGAAAATGGAAGCGTTGACTGCTGGCTTGGGTATTCCTGGCCTCTAA
- a CDS encoding low molecular weight protein-tyrosine-phosphatase — protein sequence MTVKVLFVCLGNICRSPSAENIMNHLLAEAGLDRAVRCDSAGTASYHVGNPPDRRMTAAAREQGITMQGKARQFHRTDFEQFDLILAMDDENYEDIVALDRAGEYRHKVRRMCEFCREFRDREVPDPYYGGPEGFRYVINLLLDACGGLLEHLQQEGLIKTHR from the coding sequence ATGACCGTCAAAGTACTGTTCGTCTGTCTGGGCAACATCTGCCGTTCGCCCTCGGCAGAAAACATCATGAATCACTTGCTCGCTGAAGCAGGACTCGATCGCGCCGTGCGCTGCGATTCTGCTGGGACTGCCAGCTATCACGTCGGCAATCCACCCGATCGCCGCATGACGGCTGCTGCCCGCGAACAAGGCATCACCATGCAGGGCAAAGCCCGCCAGTTTCATCGCACGGATTTTGAGCAGTTCGACCTGATTCTGGCGATGGACGACGAAAACTACGAGGATATTGTGGCCCTCGATCGCGCCGGTGAGTATCGCCACAAGGTGCGGCGCATGTGCGAGTTCTGCCGCGAGTTTCGCGATCGCGAAGTGCCCGATCCCTACTACGGTGGTCCCGAAGGATTTCGTTATGTGATCAATCTGCTGCTCGATGCCTGTGGCGGACTGCTTGAGCACTTACAACAAGAGGGACTGATTAAAACTCACCGCTAA
- a CDS encoding photosystem II reaction center protein K, whose product MEAALLLAKLPEAYQIFDPLVDVLPVIPVFFLLLAFVWQAAVGFR is encoded by the coding sequence ATGGAAGCTGCATTGCTCTTGGCGAAATTGCCGGAAGCCTACCAAATCTTCGATCCCTTGGTAGACGTACTGCCTGTGATTCCGGTGTTCTTCCTCTTGCTCGCCTTCGTGTGGCAAGCAGCAGTCGGCTTCCGCTAA
- a CDS encoding glycosyltransferase family 2 protein codes for MLLSLQMAWVLGEPRTNQFFQTIDRWQQRPPLWLQTPMEGLWAWSWPCLLLVCLWVITRLWTRPSFWPRIVVVGILALLTVRYLLWRSLSTLNVSTPLNGGLSLILYGMELLLLVTGLIQLLLSVAARDRQAQADQYAVAVQQGQYQPHVDILVPTYNEPVGLLRRTLVGCLTLDYAAKTVHVLDDGDRPEVAALARQLGCRYQARRDRQGAKAGNLNYALPNCRGELVAVFDADFIPRQSFLARTVGFFQDGRIGLVQTPQSFYNPDPIAYNLDLAEQIPPEDEIFYRHVQPMRDGVGSVVCVGTSFVVRRQALDAIGGFVTESLSEDYFTGIRIAAAGYQLVYLNEKLSQGLAPESLAAYAKQRLRWARGTLQAFFIQANPLTVPGLNPLQRLGHLEGLLHWFSSLPRILFLVMPLGYGVGIMPLRATGPELLYFLLPIYLGHLTVFNWLNRRSRSALLSEIYSLVLAVPLAITSLQALVQPFRCQFAVTPKGLRQDRFFFNWALAWPLLILFAATWLSLALNVRQLWVLSQQADQTQMRGLALGLWWSGYNLVLLAVALLALWDAPRDGREAMIARPLALELQTDSGHVLTLRSQAQSEMVIRLEGNWVLPEGSLTLTRLGDQTLSVPVQHCDRDTQGTWLWLAPQPIDQNRLIKTIYCYGSEDHRPESPGERRSLLLILKTLLRPPILRSRQRPAQLGRLLVEVPQRS; via the coding sequence GTGCTACTCAGCTTACAGATGGCTTGGGTGCTGGGCGAACCGCGCACTAATCAATTTTTTCAAACAATCGATCGCTGGCAACAACGGCCGCCGCTCTGGTTGCAAACGCCCATGGAAGGGCTCTGGGCCTGGAGTTGGCCCTGTCTGCTGCTGGTCTGCCTGTGGGTGATTACGCGGCTATGGACCCGACCCAGTTTTTGGCCTCGGATCGTAGTGGTTGGTATTCTGGCACTGCTGACGGTGCGCTATCTCCTCTGGCGATCGCTCTCAACCCTCAATGTCTCGACCCCGTTGAATGGCGGTTTGAGTCTGATTCTCTATGGCATGGAGCTGCTGTTGCTGGTCACGGGGCTGATTCAGTTGTTGCTGAGTGTGGCAGCCCGCGATCGCCAAGCCCAGGCGGATCAGTATGCAGTGGCGGTGCAACAGGGGCAGTACCAGCCCCACGTCGACATTTTGGTGCCGACCTACAACGAGCCCGTGGGTTTGCTACGACGGACGCTCGTCGGTTGCTTGACCTTGGATTACGCCGCCAAAACGGTGCATGTCCTCGATGACGGCGATCGCCCAGAAGTAGCGGCTCTAGCGCGGCAGTTGGGCTGTCGCTATCAAGCCCGTCGCGATCGCCAGGGGGCTAAGGCCGGGAATCTCAACTACGCCTTGCCCAATTGTCGAGGCGAACTGGTGGCGGTCTTTGATGCCGACTTTATTCCTCGGCAGTCCTTTCTGGCGCGGACGGTCGGGTTCTTCCAAGACGGCCGCATCGGACTGGTGCAAACGCCCCAAAGCTTCTACAACCCTGACCCGATCGCCTACAACCTCGACTTGGCTGAACAGATTCCGCCCGAGGATGAAATCTTTTATCGACATGTTCAACCGATGCGAGATGGCGTCGGCAGTGTTGTCTGCGTGGGCACCTCCTTTGTTGTGCGCCGCCAAGCTTTGGATGCGATCGGTGGTTTTGTGACCGAGTCGCTGTCCGAAGACTACTTCACTGGGATCCGCATTGCAGCAGCAGGCTACCAGCTGGTTTACCTCAACGAAAAACTGAGTCAGGGTTTGGCCCCGGAGAGTTTGGCTGCCTATGCCAAGCAACGCTTGCGTTGGGCGAGGGGGACGCTCCAAGCCTTCTTTATTCAGGCCAACCCTCTAACGGTTCCAGGGCTCAATCCGTTGCAGCGCCTCGGCCACTTGGAGGGGCTGTTGCACTGGTTCTCGAGCCTACCGCGCATCCTCTTTCTGGTGATGCCGTTGGGCTACGGCGTTGGCATCATGCCGCTACGGGCCACTGGGCCCGAGCTGCTCTATTTCTTGCTGCCGATCTACCTGGGGCACCTGACGGTCTTCAACTGGCTGAATCGGCGATCGCGATCGGCACTACTCTCCGAAATCTACTCCTTAGTGCTGGCTGTGCCACTGGCGATCACCAGTCTGCAAGCGCTGGTGCAGCCCTTCCGTTGCCAATTCGCCGTCACCCCCAAAGGACTCCGGCAGGATCGCTTCTTCTTCAACTGGGCGTTAGCTTGGCCGCTGCTGATTCTCTTTGCTGCCACCTGGCTCAGTCTGGCGCTGAACGTGCGGCAGTTGTGGGTGCTGAGTCAGCAGGCCGATCAGACCCAAATGCGAGGTCTGGCTCTTGGGCTGTGGTGGTCCGGCTACAACTTGGTGTTGCTGGCCGTGGCGTTGCTCGCGCTCTGGGATGCCCCTCGGGATGGTCGCGAAGCCATGATTGCTCGCCCCCTGGCTTTAGAACTACAAACTGATTCAGGACACGTGCTGACGCTACGGAGTCAAGCTCAAAGTGAAATGGTCATTCGTCTCGAAGGCAACTGGGTCCTCCCGGAAGGTTCTCTCACCCTGACGCGCTTGGGAGATCAAACGCTCTCGGTTCCAGTTCAGCACTGCGATCGCGATACCCAAGGCACTTGGTTGTGGTTAGCGCCGCAGCCCATCGATCAAAATCGCCTGATTAAAACAATCTACTGCTACGGAAGCGAAGACCATCGTCCAGAAAGTCCGGGCGAACGGCGATCGCTGCTTTTGATCCTGAAAACCCTACTGCGACCGCCCATCCTGCGATCGCGGCAGCGGCCAGCCCAGCTGGGTCGGTTGCTGGTAGAGGTGCCGCAGCGTTCCTAG
- a CDS encoding DUF4079 domain-containing protein, translated as MKLLDWWALLHPAIAVVVIYPILGVVLRQAWLTRQRRLSPADQKSKIPVSVGQDHSQAGRWLTTGVVVVSLLGIGYPIFSKFVEAGPTGFDGGTPRLITLLLAWIGSLAAIASLFLLRPKTPRELRLPRALFAILTGFGVVALGQQSEVFKRDYEALVSHYYYGIALVLLMIFALATLPEIQRFPRWRILHIVLNIAAAVLFLGQGVTGARDLLEIPLSWQKPTIYQCDFQNLTCPGQPPS; from the coding sequence ATGAAACTTTTAGATTGGTGGGCCTTGCTCCACCCCGCGATCGCAGTTGTTGTGATCTATCCGATTCTGGGTGTCGTGCTACGCCAGGCCTGGCTCACTCGCCAACGCCGCCTCAGTCCAGCCGACCAAAAATCCAAGATTCCCGTCAGCGTGGGTCAAGACCATAGTCAAGCGGGCCGATGGTTGACCACTGGCGTTGTTGTTGTCTCGCTGCTGGGTATTGGCTACCCAATTTTCTCGAAATTTGTAGAGGCAGGCCCGACTGGGTTTGACGGCGGTACACCTCGACTCATTACCCTACTTCTGGCCTGGATCGGCTCACTGGCTGCGATCGCGTCACTCTTTTTGCTGCGCCCCAAAACACCTCGCGAGCTACGGCTACCTCGGGCTCTGTTTGCGATCTTGACCGGCTTTGGTGTGGTGGCATTGGGACAACAGTCCGAAGTATTCAAGCGCGATTACGAGGCGTTGGTCTCGCACTATTACTACGGCATTGCCCTAGTGCTGTTGATGATCTTTGCCCTCGCAACTCTCCCCGAAATTCAACGCTTCCCGCGCTGGCGGATTTTGCATATTGTCCTGAATATTGCGGCAGCGGTTCTCTTCCTTGGCCAAGGAGTGACAGGAGCCCGCGATTTGCTCGAAATTCCCTTGAGCTGGCAGAAGCCCACCATCTACCAATGTGATTTTCAGAACCTGACTTGCCCAGGACAGCCCCCGAGCTGA
- the secG gene encoding preprotein translocase subunit SecG, translated as MLQNILQFVWMGSAAGLVVLVLLHSPKGDGLGGIGGQGQLFTSAKSAESTLNRVTWTLFTLFLSLTIVLSAGWLNRAAG; from the coding sequence ATGCTGCAAAATATCCTGCAATTCGTCTGGATGGGCTCAGCGGCTGGCCTAGTTGTGCTGGTGTTGCTCCATAGCCCCAAGGGCGACGGCTTGGGCGGTATTGGCGGTCAAGGTCAACTGTTTACGAGCGCCAAAAGTGCTGAGAGCACGCTCAATCGCGTTACCTGGACGCTGTTCACCCTCTTTCTGTCGCTGACGATTGTGCTCAGTGCAGGCTGGCTCAACCGCGCCGCTGGCTAG
- a CDS encoding DUF924 family protein → MISSIDAQSLLDFWFGKPTDPEYGLPRSPWFQKSETFDAEMRDRFLGLYEQVCAKGVDLEAIATPQQALALLLLFDQVPRNCFRDRPEAFATDPLALAIANHCLVQGWDQQLLPVQRWFVYLPLEHSENLADQDRAVALFEALGDDPIHTGAIAYAHQHHEIIARFGRFPHRNEILGRSSTPEELAFLQQPGSRF, encoded by the coding sequence ATGATTTCCTCTATTGATGCGCAATCTCTCCTCGATTTCTGGTTTGGCAAGCCTACTGACCCGGAGTATGGTCTACCGCGATCGCCGTGGTTCCAGAAGTCAGAGACATTTGATGCCGAGATGCGCGATCGCTTCTTGGGCCTTTACGAGCAAGTCTGCGCTAAGGGAGTTGATCTGGAGGCGATCGCTACGCCCCAGCAGGCACTGGCATTGCTACTGTTGTTCGATCAAGTACCGCGCAACTGTTTCCGCGATCGCCCCGAAGCCTTTGCCACCGATCCCTTGGCTCTAGCGATCGCCAATCACTGCCTAGTCCAAGGCTGGGATCAGCAACTGCTGCCAGTGCAGCGTTGGTTTGTCTACCTGCCCTTGGAACACAGCGAAAATCTTGCTGACCAAGATCGGGCGGTTGCTTTGTTTGAAGCGCTAGGGGATGACCCGATCCATACAGGTGCGATCGCCTATGCCCATCAGCACCACGAGATCATTGCGCGGTTTGGCCGCTTCCCTCACCGAAACGAGATTCTTGGGCGATCTTCCACACCAGAAGAACTCGCTTTCCTACAACAGCCGGGCTCGCGCTTCTAA